Proteins encoded together in one Thermoanaerobaculia bacterium window:
- a CDS encoding 3-deoxy-7-phosphoheptulonate synthase, translating into MLIVMSPAATEQELDAVVARLVEKGFDVHRSTGAERTVLGAVGHVQNSDPRFFEDMAGVSGVVRITEPFKLAGRTFQPRDSVVPVRGVPVGGDE; encoded by the coding sequence TGCTGATCGTGATGAGCCCGGCCGCGACCGAGCAGGAGCTGGATGCGGTGGTCGCGCGTCTCGTCGAGAAGGGCTTCGACGTCCATCGTTCGACGGGCGCCGAGCGCACGGTCCTCGGCGCCGTCGGCCACGTGCAGAACAGCGATCCCCGGTTCTTCGAGGACATGGCCGGCGTCTCGGGAGTCGTGCGGATCACCGAGCCCTTCAAGCTCGCCGGCCGGACGTTCCAGCCGCGGGACTCCGTCGTCCCGGTGCGCGGCGTGCCGGTCGGCGGAGACGAG